The nucleotide sequence GGAACACATTGACCCAGCTGAGGAAGTAGTTTAAACGAGCTTCTTCTGAGTCTTTAACTAATGGCTTCCCGACAGTGGAAGCTTCAGCAGCAGCATTCAAATCATCAGCAATTTCTAAATTATAAACCCCAGTTCCTAAACCTACCCCAAAACCAGCGATTCCCAGGAATATAGAGGTTACACCAGCTGTAAAAAAGCTAGCGACAGACAGAACTATACCAGAGAGTGTACCAATAAGGTTAATTGTATCTTCTTTTTTTTGTTCCTCCTTTAACCAATCTAAAATTTTTTGACCTTTCTCATCCTGTGCATCTTCAGTCACACCCATCTGTTTTTTAGTTTCTTCCACAATAGGAGTAAGTTTGTTTAGTGGAATATCATTCTTACTCAGCCGTTTTTCTAGATCAGCAATAGTTTTACGAATATCGTTAAATTTTTGAGAAATTTCTGTGAGTACATTTTCATTGGTTGTGGATGAAGAAAAATATTGTGTATCGAGAACAGCCAGAGCAGGATATTGGGAACGTACAACTTGGCGTACCTGCTGAATTTCTTTTATCTTCAGGAGTAATTCACCTCTCTGCTGTGCGATTGAGGCAATTACTGTTTGTTGAACACTGGAAGTAGAAAGGCCACCTACTGTACTAGCTTGAGTGTCAAGCTCATCAAGTTTCCTATTAAATCCCTTTTGCTTGCTAGCTAGTGTTCTATCTTGCTCTATAAGCTGACGCAGGCGCTGCCAGCGTATGTTATCTACCTGAGTATTTTTATATTTAGCTTCTTCCTCTTGGAGTAGCTTAAGATTGTCCTGTAAGCGTTTAAAAGCATTAATTTTAAGTAGCTCGATGAACTGATTAATATATGGACTTGGTAATGTATCAATTGTGGGAATCCCAATTTTGGCAACTTCTTCTGAAGAAAGTTTGTGAATTATAGCCTTAAGCTTGTTATAGTTACTCTGTGAAATATCGATTTTGACTACACCTTTTTGTATTTCTTCTTCGAGAAAATCCAGAGAATTTTCCCAATTTACCTGTAAGATAAATTTATTGGCTGTATTTTCATCAGTTGCAAACATCTGCATAATTATTGCAGCACTAAGTTTTTTCTCAACTGACTCTTTTAAAGTAAAATCTTGTGGATTTTCTAGATATCTTTGATATTGCAATACCAAATCAGGAGCTAAAATAATATTTAGGGTATATTTAACTTCTGTTTACTGCTCTGGTTGATTAGCTTGGGCTGTCAAGGTGATACCTGAGGAAGCAGCTACTTCTTTGAGAATGGGAAAGTTTTGAATATCAATTTTTTTAGCTTCTTTTGTGCTTGTAATTTTCGGTTGGCTATTAGGTTTTTCTAAAGCCTCTAATGGTAAGCGTTCAGGGGGTATAAAGAAGACGAAAAACAACCCCCAAAATCCAGCAATAAAATTAGGCAGCTTTCAACAAATCAGAATCATCAGCACAAGTAGTAGGGTTTGGAATCAAAGAAGGAGGGGGTGTACCACCACGAGCCGCAATAACAGCCTGAGTCATAAACTCCAAAACATGACGCTGTTGGGACTTGAGGGTTGTCACCACAGTTAACATCCGAGCCACAAAAACACTACCAGCCTGAGTTTGAGAGCCAAAACTAGTCCGTCGCCATATCACAGCTTTCCCGAATCGCTCTTTCTGCCGCATTATTAGTGGGTTCGACACCGAAAGTTGTCACAAATAACCACATCGCCGACTCAACTTTGAGCAGTTGACGACAAGTGCGGACTGTTTTTGCTAAGGGAGTTTTTTCCCGTCCTGTAATCTCGTATTCGTTAGCTTCGTGCAAAGTTGCTCTGATGGATGAGCGAATCTCCTGAACCAAAACCACAAAATCACCACGAGATAACGTACCATCTCGGACTCGATGCCATAACTCAAATAACTTCTCCTGTTGTTTCACCAGAATTGTTCCCAATTCTGCCGAGACTCCAGTCCGTTCCGATATTTTGATAAATTCCCGTCGCAGATGCGCCCAACATAATTGCCGTCGTTCTAAATCTACCCAGTTGTAAGCGCCATGACGGTCGGAGTTCAAAATCCCCCTGAAGTTTTCACCCAATAAATTCTTTGCCCCTTGGGTGCAACGGGTGAGGGCGATTTCAAAAAATGTGACTAGGTGACTGCAACCCATAACCAAGCTTTTCTCTGTTCAGGATTACTACCATCTATATTTCCTTGATTAAAGCTGGTTTCATCGGCTCCGACGATGTTTGCGTTTTGAATATATAGTTTGGCTTCATCTACACAGGTTGCCAGGGCATGACTCGCTTCAAGCCGCAGTCTGTTGACGGTTCCCAATGATATTGAGATTCCAAACACTTCTTGCATGGCACTTTGTACCATTCTCTGACTGTTGCGGTACACTCCACTCAGAAGTGCTACTAGTGCTACTACTCTGACTCCGTATCCACTTGGGTTCACGTCTTCTGGTAGTATTGCACGGGTCTTTGTGCCACATCCTTTACAGGTCAATTGATGTAGACGATGCTCTATGACTATGGGACTGATTGGTGGTATTTCTACTATCTGGTGACGATAGGGGTTTGTATCAACTCCAGTCAGGGTAGAGCCACAATTTCTGCATTCTTCTGGATGATGGTCTATTACTTCGCTACATTCTTCTATTGGGTATAAGTCCCGGCTATTTCCTTTGTGACCGGGCTGACCCCCTCGCTTTTTACCGCTTTTTTTCTTTTGCAGCTTTTTTCCAAATCCCGGTGGGTCACTTGATGGTGGTGATGATGAGTTAACGGAAGTCCGATTAATTTTTTCTAATAATTGTTCTTGAACTGTCAAGACTTCCGTTAGTTTCTTTGACTGTTGCTCTATTTGCTGCGCCATTGTCTCCACCAGTTTTTTGACACTGGCTGGAGTCTTTCCCCAATCTTCTGGGGGTATCTGTTCTCAGTGATTGACGCACTTCTGTTCCATGTCACTTAATTTATCAGATTTTGGGGGTAATTTTTGGCTATCTCTCTTCTACCCCCTGAACGGTCACCAGCCGTAGAAGTTTTGCGTCAGGTTTGGTTACAGCAATATTATGCACCAACAGACAAGATTGAATTACGCAGTGACAAAGATGGGCCACCTTCGGCGGTGCGAATTCGCTCTCCCTATGATTTAGATGCGCGTAACAGCACCAAACGCACAACCAACTGGACAGGTTACAAAGTGCATTTGACTGAAAGTTGTGATGAAGATTCACCACACATTATCACTCATGTAGAGACAACTGTTGCTACAACACAAGACCAAACTGTTGTGTCTTCAATTCACCAATCCTTAGCTCAAAAAAACCTTTTACCTCGACAACATTTAGTTGACCAGGGATACACCTCCTCTCAATTGCTTTCTAGCTCCGAGCGCGACTATGACATTGACCTGTTCGGCCCAGTTGCGGTTAATGGTGCATGGCAAGCAAAAGCCGGACTTGGGTTTGATGTATCTCACTTTCGAGTCAACTGGAAGCGAAAAGTAGTCTATTGTCCTCAAGGTAAGCGCAGTAGTCGATAGAAAAATACTAAAGATGTTTATGGACATCCAGTAATTCACGTTAACTTCCATACAAAAGACTGCAAGAAGTGTCCAGTTCGCTCTCAGTGTACCCGTGCTGCTAACGACCCACGGGCGTTAACCATACAGACACAACCAGATTACGAAGCCCTTCAAAAAGCCAGAGAGCGACAAAAAACTGAGGAATTTCAAAAAGAGTATGCACTGCGCTCAGGCATTGAAGGAACTATTTCTCAGGGGATCAGAGCTTTTGAATTGCGCGATTGCCGTTACAGCACTTGCGTCTGTTATGAGGTACACTAAATTAAAATATAAATACCTTTAAATGAAGTCATACTCTGTCGAGTTTCGAGAAAAAATAGTTGCAGCACATCTTCAAAAAAACATCTCAATCAGGAAAGTAGCTAACATATTTTCCGTCTCAAAGAGTTTAGTGCAAAAGCTTGTAAAGCAACAAAAACTTGAAGGAAATTTACAACCAAAGCCGCGAGGGAAACCACAATTTAGTCATTTAACAAATGCGGAAGTAGAGTTAAGGGAATTAGTTGAAGCACATCCAGATGCAACATTGATAGAGTTATGTGAATTCTTGGCAGACAAGACTGGTAATTGGGTGGGTCGAAGTGCAATGTGTCGGGCCTTACAGAAATTAGGATTAAATCGTAAAAAAAACAAAGCGGAGTACCCAAGCCGGGACTCTTAGAGTCTTAAATTTAAGATTAGATTATTGGGAAAAGGTCAAACATATAGAGCCAGAAAATTTAGTATTTTTGGACGAAACTGGCGTTCTACTTGGGTTAACGAGGACTCATGCCCGTTCACAAATGGGAACAAGAGCTTACTCTCTTAACCCCTTCTATAGAGGTTCAAAAGTTACAGTAATTGGAGCAATTAGTATTAACAAAGTAGTTGCATTAATGACAATGAATAATTCAATGGATGGCAGGGCATTTGAATTATTTGTTGAGAAGTTTTTAGTGCCAAATTTATGGTCAGGAGCAGTAGTAGTCATGGATAATTTATCCGCACATAAACTAGATTCAATTGTGCTAATGATTGAAGCTGTAGGCGCGAAAGTTATTTGTTTATCCTCATACTCTCCCGATTTTAATCCAATTGAATTATGGTGGTCACAACTTAAATCTTTTCTACGCCGTTTCGCTCCAACTACAACGGAAATGGTTGATAAACTAATCTCAGTTGCACTCGACTTAATAAATCCTCAACAATTAAGAAACTGGTTTGCTAGTTGCTGCTACTGTACCTCATAATAGCCGGAAACGCTGTATATTGGTCTAGCTAAAACTCACTTACAACATATCCTGACTGCTGCCGCTATCAATCTAGGTCGAGTTTTCGCTTGGTTGGAGGAGATCCCACGGGCGAAAACTCGCTCCTCACACTTTGCGAGACTGGCAGACTCTACTGTGTGCTAGAAAATAACCGTGATTGCTTGTTGCTTAAATATTAATAGAATTTGAGCTTTATCCATGTATTACATGGTGAGGCTAGCTATTCTAAGTTAAATTTACGATGTAATACACGGTTGAGTTTATGTTCAAACGGGATATTCAAGGAAAGTTTGCGCTTAAGAATGATGACTATCGTGAAGTACGCTCTTTGCGATTAACAGATGATACTTGGAAGGCTATTGGTATTGCTTCTGAATGTTTTGGCTTAACCCGTGCTGATTATTTAGAACACATTGTTAGGCATAACGCTCTTCCGAGTATTACACGGGAAGACTCAGGATTTTTAGCTGACACTCCACCAGAAAACGAATCCCAACCGAGTATTACACGGCAGAGGGAGTTTCATCTAACATCTGATAAGGCTGCAAAACAGTCTGTTGCGTTGGCGATAGAGGAACTTGAAATTTTACGTGATCGTGTTTTGTCTGAACTGAAATTGGGTAAGCAAGCTACTGGGTATAAAACTGCTCAGAAGGTTCTCAATTGTTTCATTGCTGAACTAATCGGTTCAGTTTAGCTGTTTGGGGAATTCGCCAACGGTATCCGGTATCCGTATCTTGAAAAAATATTCCCAAATCTTGGTATAGTAACCAACATTGGAACGGGATTCGCAGCGACAACACATACACCAGAAGTAA is from Cylindrospermum stagnale PCC 7417 and encodes:
- a CDS encoding helix-turn-helix domain-containing protein, whose translation is MKSYSVEFREKIVAAHLQKNISIRKVANIFSVSKSLVQKLVKQQKLEGNLQPKPRGKPQFSHLTNAEVELRELVEAHPDATLIELCEFLADKTGNWVGRSAMCRALQKLGLNRKKNKAEYPSRDS
- a CDS encoding transposase is translated as MDETGVLLGLTRTHARSQMGTRAYSLNPFYRGSKVTVIGAISINKVVALMTMNNSMDGRAFELFVEKFLVPNLWSGAVVVMDNLSAHKLDSIVLMIEAVGAKVICLSSYSPDFNPIELWWSQLKSFLRRFAPTTTEMVDKLISVALDLINPQQLRNWFASCCYCTS